From the genome of Metarhizium brunneum chromosome 4, complete sequence, one region includes:
- the csk1 gene encoding Serine/threonine-protein kinase csk1 — translation MSDWKSSLSALDRYKVIQNLQETLSPDKRSDAISIEQDAYQHSSTRDEYDAMVNAGSRKSKDNSPSPSDTGIRIGKYNNCTLIADGVTSEVYRSNNRVLKVIIQHNIEPHNPQREASILQELHSLTPVPEKIITLTETFRDQEQRFVLVFPYLPMTLDNLISSKSISLSQARSIFRDVLTGLTFMHKHAIVHRDIKPSAVLLQSPSGPSYISDFGTTWHPRLSSYTEPQNDKVLDIGTGAYRAPEVLFGNKGYGTSVDMWALGVMLAEVISSPPVPPFESRPAHEDGNQLGLILSIFKTMGTPTPETWPEAKGFKVTPFELWTVFPQRDWADILPEVDEEFRNLVSRLVCFESGRRDTAEEVC, via the exons ATGTCGGACTGGAAATCTTCACTTTCCGCTCTTGACAGATACAAAGTAATACAAAACCT CCAAGAGACCTTATCCCCCGATAAACGCAGCGACGCCATATCCATCGAGCAAGATGCCTATCAGCACTCATCTACAAGG GATGAATATGATGCAATGGTTAATGCGGGTTCTCGCAAGTCAAAGGACAATTCTCCATCACCCTCAGATACAGGCATCCGTATTGGCAAATATAATAACTGCACCCTCATCGCAGACGGAGTCACGTCTGAAGTATATCGCTCAAACAACCGTGTCCTAAAAGTAATCATTCAGCACAATATTGAACCACATAACCCCCAAAGAGAAGCGTCGATTCTTCAAGAACTGCATTCTCTAACCCCAGTGCCTGAAAAGATCATCACCCTCACAGAGACGTTCCGGGACCAAGAACAGCGCTTTGTTCTTGTCTTCCCATACCTGCCCATGACGCTGGACAATCTCATCTCTTCTAAATCGATATCACTCAGTCAAGCGAGATCCATATTCAGAGATGTTCTCACCGGGCTGACATTCATGCACAAACACGCCATTGTTCATCGCGATATCAAGCCTTCGGCCGTACTGTTACAGTCCCCCTCTGGCCCATCGTACATATCTGATTTTGGGACTACCTGGCACCCCCGATTATCTAGCTATACCGAACCGCAAAATGACAAGgtcctcgacattggcacAGGAGCGTATCGCGCCCCAGAAGTATTATTCGGGAATAAGGGCTACGGCACATCGGTCGACATGTGGGCCTTGGGCGTCATGCTCGCAGAGGTTATTTCGTCGCCGCCGGTACCGCCGTTCGAATCACGTCCCGCGCACGAAGACGGCAATCAGCTTGGTCTGATACTGAGTATTTTCAAGACCATGGGCACCCCGACGCCAGAGACTTGGCCAGAAGCAAAGGGGTTCAAGGTCACTCCGTTTGAGCTTTGGACCGTATTTCCACAACGTGATTGGGCTGATATTTTGCCTGAAGTGGATGAGGAGTTTAGAAACCTTGTGAGCAGGTTGGTGTGTTTTGAGTCTGGCAGGAGAGATACCGCCGAGGAGGTATGTTAA